The Ascidiaceihabitans donghaensis genome has a window encoding:
- a CDS encoding caspase family protein, protein MLKTKFLFAAVFCAAHFAAQPVFAQQMRAVLVGVSDYLYLDADLEGPKNDVGLMARTLMMRGIAAPDITVLSESDAVLPVGVVRAVPDRATILATLDASIEQAAQGDTLIFYFSGHGAQAPDKDGDEGGGLDEIFLPRDAKGWNSATGDVENAILDDDFAQVARAAAAKGVALVAILDACHSGTGFRALGDDAARARYISPAALGVPDQVAQGEGAAPPEVEGDFVYLYAAQSDQRAFEYPVGTERQWHGDFTRALTGLMREVPDLTYTQLVQAAAQRMQSKAGQAVQTPDVEGPMADTPVFGGDAPGVSRIAVAGQTLKAGLLDDVTANSTLDLFAGLLDSEPVGQAVVEKVNANDAVLRYLDPFPTVKVAYAQIANRAVDASFSVSITQDATTHIRGGIGALTARVDFDVTSADPTHRVVWTGDRLALVGRDGVLDGQGAGASPRLGSGDADVLAMRLTQVAGRIRLERALAQLGQGSRIGGFSLPSSKPSAAFKLQVGETGPQRRCANPSGPRLDAKGNATASHCDILQVTLKNPTAGMVDMTVLYIDAESAISMLWPPQNLSNRLESGAQKTLRFGLRNDGSTPIYESVIVLSVPATPGSPRTRFAALGTSAAKRATNEPPMAAFLGNLTDPATSRGFSLAPKGGGGLAVTRLDLTLTPDPEH, encoded by the coding sequence ATGTTAAAGACCAAGTTCCTGTTTGCCGCTGTTTTTTGTGCGGCCCATTTCGCGGCTCAGCCAGTGTTTGCGCAACAGATGCGTGCAGTTTTGGTGGGCGTCAGCGACTATCTGTATCTGGATGCCGATCTTGAAGGCCCTAAGAATGACGTGGGTTTGATGGCGCGCACCTTGATGATGCGCGGGATCGCGGCGCCAGATATCACGGTGCTGTCCGAAAGCGATGCGGTGCTGCCTGTAGGTGTTGTGCGCGCTGTCCCTGATCGCGCGACGATCTTGGCGACTTTGGATGCCTCGATCGAACAGGCGGCGCAGGGTGACACTTTGATTTTTTACTTTTCAGGCCATGGCGCACAGGCCCCTGACAAGGACGGCGACGAAGGCGGTGGGCTGGACGAGATTTTTCTGCCGCGTGATGCCAAGGGGTGGAACAGCGCCACCGGAGATGTCGAAAACGCAATTCTGGACGATGACTTTGCGCAAGTGGCCCGTGCGGCTGCGGCCAAGGGTGTCGCCTTGGTTGCAATTTTGGATGCCTGCCATTCGGGCACCGGATTTCGTGCTTTGGGTGATGATGCTGCACGGGCGCGCTACATCAGTCCTGCGGCGCTTGGTGTGCCTGATCAGGTGGCGCAAGGCGAAGGGGCCGCACCCCCCGAGGTTGAGGGTGATTTTGTGTATCTTTATGCCGCGCAAAGCGACCAGCGGGCTTTTGAATACCCCGTGGGCACGGAACGTCAGTGGCATGGTGATTTTACGCGGGCTTTGACGGGGCTCATGCGCGAAGTGCCCGATCTGACCTATACGCAACTGGTTCAGGCCGCCGCACAACGCATGCAAAGCAAAGCGGGCCAAGCGGTGCAAACACCTGATGTTGAAGGACCCATGGCAGATACGCCTGTTTTTGGCGGCGATGCGCCCGGCGTGTCGCGGATTGCGGTAGCCGGACAGACGTTGAAGGCGGGGCTTTTGGACGATGTGACTGCCAACAGTACGCTTGATTTGTTTGCAGGGCTTTTGGATTCCGAACCCGTCGGGCAAGCGGTTGTGGAAAAGGTGAACGCGAACGATGCTGTGCTGCGCTATCTGGACCCTTTCCCGACGGTAAAAGTCGCCTACGCCCAGATTGCAAATCGCGCAGTCGACGCCAGTTTTTCTGTTTCCATCACGCAAGATGCGACAACGCATATACGCGGCGGTATCGGGGCATTGACCGCGCGTGTTGACTTTGATGTGACCAGCGCTGATCCGACACACCGCGTTGTGTGGACGGGCGACCGTTTGGCGCTGGTGGGCCGCGATGGGGTGCTGGACGGGCAGGGGGCTGGTGCCTCACCCCGTCTGGGGTCAGGTGATGCGGATGTTCTTGCCATGCGCTTGACCCAAGTGGCCGGCCGTATTCGGTTGGAACGGGCTTTGGCGCAGCTGGGGCAAGGCAGCCGCATCGGCGGGTTTTCCCTGCCTTCGTCAAAACCGAGCGCTGCTTTCAAGTTGCAAGTTGGCGAAACAGGTCCGCAGCGGCGTTGCGCCAACCCAAGCGGCCCAAGGCTTGATGCCAAGGGCAATGCCACTGCCAGTCATTGCGACATTTTGCAAGTGACGCTGAAAAACCCAACCGCGGGAATGGTGGATATGACGGTGCTTTATATCGATGCTGAAAGTGCTATTTCGATGCTGTGGCCGCCACAAAACCTGTCGAACCGACTGGAAAGCGGTGCTCAGAAAACCTTGCGCTTTGGATTGCGCAACGATGGATCAACCCCGATTTACGAAAGCGTCATAGTGTTGTCGGTGCCAGCCACGCCTGGCAGCCCGCGCACCCGCTTTGCCGCCTTGGGCACCAGCGCTGCCAAGCGCGCAACCAATGAACCGCCGATGGCCGCATTTCTGGGCAATCTGACGGATCCCGCCACATCGCGGGGTTTTTCACTGGCGCCCAAAGGGGGCGGCGGGCTTGCCGTGACGCGGTTGGATCTGACGCTGACACCCGATCCAGAACACTAA